In Dermacentor variabilis isolate Ectoservices chromosome 11, ASM5094787v1, whole genome shotgun sequence, one genomic interval encodes:
- the LOC142564927 gene encoding uncharacterized protein LOC142564927, translating into MKIALLLCIVGWYRGPLLVYAAEDAKLQSQPERSTESPEQPGDSHHVVEGASHASDEASLRHAAERPGALNRVSRAVGALDDVSDDEYGGLRAAVTGPRRHRFLHFGRKRAPSAPYYGSPVLNFEDKASGDEEAEWSGGEDDDDEPTASQEDPEAAALRWAKRTLREGPNSFLHFGKREPEEDGSNGERLRFRRSVQEAKPLEAGQAQNTGTVDFEQHNEQAEPALSDNLVLASKVKRSSNRIMHFGKRLQPSSAVGDFDGVKRASHNSIMHFGKRANDQDVTAALYNVYSTIDGALEKRAGNRIMHFGKRDPEYRVSTGLETEPEFDFISADKKAPNRILHFGKRFSTGSTGSAEAEWDADEAEKDKRGNRIMHFGKRDQDDSSAVTLSSTDESPSTAVKRAASAQSRYSGTPDQVQPFMGIGRQLQRQFQEWKKRNRILHFGKREPQQRSNSYYQQKRLGNRIMHFGKRAGSPSYADGAASVVAATKDKRLKHSIMHFGKRDEEHESIMVGDKRNRIMHFGKRFGAGDLSELGQQLPMDKRAGNRIMHFGKRLPGPNVALPPTTWDYGIDTAVETSPPGATKRAHRILHFGKRDGGASYDDTGVAANPLVFADGVDETDSTKVTGGRGQPEAQKAVRKKRSATPPEESDYIDDTLAQMMGALMGEDGYADRITMGHSGLSGPLHLPHAYVAAQVYGNAFPRMLSRPSRSDRLFRALYSGEHGAEMMPKGQSRNVFLHFG; encoded by the exons ATGAAGATAGCCCTGCTTCTATGCATCGTGGGCTGGTACCGTGGCCCGCTTCTGGTCTATGCCGCTGAAG ATGCCAAGCTGCAGTCTCAACCGGAGAGGAGTACAGAATCCCCAGAACAGCCAGGAGATTCGCACCATGTCGTAGAGGGCGCAAGTCACGCAAGCGACGAGGCATCGCTGCGCCATGCGGCGGAAAGACCCGGAGCACTGAACCGGGTGTCGAGGGCGGTGGGTGCACTCGACGATGTCAGTGACGATGAGTACGGAGGGCTCCGAGCGGCCGTGACCGGACCTCGGCGACACCGATTCCTCCATTTCGGACGCAAGAGGGCGCCGTCGGCGCCCTACTACGG GTCTCCCGTCCTCAACTTCGAAGACAAAGCCTCGGGCGACGAAGAGGCTGAGTGGAGTGGaggagaagacgacgatgacgagcCCACTGCGTCCCAGGAGGACCCGGAGGCGGCTGCCTTGCGATGGGCCAAGAGAACACTTCGGGAAGGTCCCAACAGCTTCCTTCACTTCGGCAAGAGGGAACCGGAGGAGGATGGAAGCAATGGAGAACGACTAAG GTTCAGGCGAAGTGTGCAAGAGGCCAAACCTCTCGAAGCGGGTCAGGCGCAGAACACGGGCACGGTAGACTTCGAGCAGCACAACGAACAAGCTGAGCCGGCTCTTTCGGATAACCTTGTCCTGGCGTCGAAGGTTAAACGGTCTTCTAACCGTATCATGCACTTTGGCAAACGTCTTCAACCATCGTCAGCGGTTGGAGATTTCGACGGTGTCAAGCGAGCTTCCCACAATAGCATAATGCACTTTGGTAAACGCGCTAATGATCAAGATGTTACTGCCGCCTTGTATAACGTCTACTCTACCATAGACGGTGCGCTAGAAAAGCGCGCTGGAAATCGCATTATGCACTTCGGGAAGAGGGATCCCGAATACAGAGTTTCAACCGGACTGGAAACCGAACCGGAGTTTGACTTCATCTCCGCTGATAAAAAGGCTCCGAACAGGATCCTCCATTTCGGCAAGAGGTTTAGCACTGGGAGCACCGGCAGCGCTGAGGCTGAATGGGACGCTGACGAAGCTGAAAAGGACAAACGTGGGAACCGCATCATGCACTTCGGAAAACGCGACCAGGATGATTCTTCGGCAGTGACGCTGTCCTCAACAGACGAATCTCCGTCCACCGCAGTCAAGAGGGCGGCCTCGGCACAAAGCCGGTATTCCGGAACCCCCGACCAGGTGCAGCCCTTCATGGGCATCGGGAGGCAACTTCAGAGGCAGTTCCAGGAATGGAAGAAGCGAAACCGGATTCTGCACTTCGGAAAACGGGAGCCTCAGCAGAGGTCAAACAGCTACTACCAGCAGAAACGCTTGGGAAACAGAATTATGCACTTTGGCAAGCGAGCCGGCAGCCCATCTTATGCCGACGGCGCGGCATCTGTCGTCGCCGCCACGAAGGACAAGAGACTAAAGCACTCAATTATGCACTTCGGAAAGCGCGACGAGGAACACGAATCTATCATGGTTGGTGACAAGCGCAACCGAATCATGCATTTCGGCAAGCGatttggcgctggcgacttgtcCGAACTCGGGCAACAACTTCCCATGGACAAGCGCGCGGGGAACAGGATCATGCACTTCGGCAAGAGGCTGCCAGGGCCAAACGTCGCGCTGCCGCCTACCACCTGGGATTACGGAATCGACACAGCCGTGGAGACGTCTCCCCCTGGAGCCACCAAGAGGGCGCATCGAATCCTCCACTTTGGCAAAAGGGACGGCGGTGCCAGTTACGATGACACCGGCGTCGCGGCCAACCCTCTCGTCTTCGCAGATGGCGTGGACGAAACCGACTCGACAAAAGTTACGGGCGGCCGTGGTCAGCCCGAGGCGCAGAAGGCCGTCAGGAAGAAGAGATCCGCTACACCTCCGGAAGAGAGCGACTACATCGACGACACACTCGCGCAGATGATGGGCGCGCTGATGGGTGAAGACGGCTACGCAGACCGAATCACCATGGGTCACTCGGGCCTGTCCGGGCCGCTGCACCTACCTCACGCGTACGTGGCCGCGCAAGTCTACGGGAATGCATTTCCGCGCATGCTCAGTCGACCCAGCCGGAGCGACAGGTTATTCCGCGCCCTTTACAGCGGAGAACATGGCGCCGAGATGATGCCCAAGGGCCAATCTCGCAATGTGTTCCTGCACTTTGGCTGA